GGGATATGCATGTGGGGGGGAGCTTGCATTGCCACTGTCTGTGTTGTATCTGCTCTGTAAATAGAAGACAGTTTTAGGACAGTGAATCTAGCTTCCGTAAGTGAATTTAGGGCTGATCTTTATATGGTGCCTTTCATCCCAGAAGATCCCAAAACACACCCCCCCCACATGGAGAGAGATTGTAAGGTAAGTATTTTGGGACCTTCTGGGAGAGATATAGATATAGGTAGCGTGGGATATATTGTATAATgtgtacattttatatatatatatagtgtctATATAATACAGTAAAGATcatagagatggaaaaggcttGTTGCATCCATCCCCTTGCTAGGAGAGGTTATGGTGCCTTGATAGATGAAGCACCAGGTATTAAACTGCCACTGCACTTGACCTGTACATACATGTTACAGTTTAACATTCTTTTAAGATATTTTACAGTTGCAAGgtaaagcattcaaaaataagaTTTCTCCATGAAATCTTTGCATGCACAAGGGGGTTGTATTTATTATGATAGGAAGTCCAGAGCCAAGTCAGGAATAGACCAAGCTGTACTGGGGCCTAGTGGAGGCCTGAAACACAAAATAACATACTCTTTCTCTTCTTGCAACCCTCTGCCTCATCCGCTGTCTCtcctgtgcagtgaatgaggcagggagcCTCTAAAACAAACAGTATGTGATGACGTAATTAAAGACCGTATCATGAAGGGTAGGAACgaggaggctgaattaaggttgcataaacaaccttaattttggcatttcctaatgttGTTTTTTGCAGCATGTGGAGTGCAAAGAATTATAAGCACACCAGGTAGTAGATCTGAGACTAAAACTAATGCTGTcctggtggtgcccagaacacctTCCTCCAATGGCAAAATTAAATTGAATTGTAATGGGGAGCTCTTGCTGCACCAGCCAAGGAGGAATGGGTGCTGTGAAGGAATGCTGTTTCTCTAAACTGGGGAAGACACCTCCTCCTCTCGCTCAGTCCAGAGGGGCAGTGGGCAGATGCCGCATTGTCCTCTGTCCAGAGCTCTAGCTCTGCCTGGTAGCATGCTCAGTTCAGATACCATGTTAAAAAAGCTCTGTAGGGCTGTCGTATTCTCAGTGCAGATGGGATGTTCGAGATTGTAGCAGCAAATCGCTACCGCTCTCTACTGATTTTGTGCAAATGGCAAAGCCCGGAGGCTTATAACTCGTCCATGTATCTGTAGATTTTCATAGAGAAAGCAAAAGGTACCTCTCTGAGTCCAGGACCATTCCCTGGCAGATCTCGCCTTCCTGCTCCAAATGTGGAAGTGCTAGAGCTCTTTGGAGAAACCGTTAATTGAGCCAAAGTTAACATGTTTTTTTCCTACCTTTCTCCCCCAGTCTCATTTTCTGAAATGGCTGATctgtgtttgtttaaatttaaaaacaaaacctgcaACCTGAGCAGAGAACAAGCCTGAATGGCCAGCGTTcaacaaagttataagcaactgaaaactggcTAGTAATAAAAGTGTGAGCAAGTGTTAGTGTTAATGCTGATTACTAATTCTACCCATAGAAAGGAGCCACCATTGGGTTGGAATGTGACAGCTCTTCAGCAGCACACAGTATACTGACCCACAGTTTAGCTCAGGAAGTGAAAAATCCCATAACTATTTGAAACTAGAGGAggaatttagggaggcagaataCGATTACGcagattggaatttggccaggatgctAGGGCTAAGAGAGGGAAGAAGTATTCTGGACTACAGAGTGAAATTGATACTATGTTTTTATAATCTGGCCAGGCCCAGAGAATGCCTTGCCTTTAAAGATGTTAGAAATTTGTGGGGAACAGCTTCAGGATGATGATTATTTTCTTTATGATGCTCactaaagaggaaaaataaaataagccGCCCTTTTAAGCAGAGCATACCAACGGCATCATATGTGCTCCCACTGTTGGCCTGCAGCAAACAGTTGAAGATGTATTGTCAATTTAAAATctaggcaaataaaaaaaaaaattccagctaTGACACTACTCTTGGAGTCCCTCTgccaatattttctgttttattctttTCTCTTCTGTTGCTCTGTGAAAGACTCCCACAAACAGGGGAAACTGAATATATACTCTTTTGGTTAGAGTAATCTTGAGTGTTACTTACAACtgtagtagtttaaaaaaaaaaaaaagtcagagaaaGCGTGGTTTTGTTTTAAGTTGACCATGTCCCTTTAAGGAAAATTCGTCGCAAAGGCTTGATGAGATGCATCACACTTGAGATGACACAGTGGGAAGCTGAGGGATGGATGCAGGGTCATAGGCTGACACAATTATCTCTTTCACAGATATCTTTCTTAGGGGGGCTGGCATTCAACGAAGGAGTGAACTGGCTAATAAAGAATATTATCCGTGAGCCACGGCCCTGTGAAGGTAAGTATGGCCTGGTGGCTTGGGGGAAAGAGCGGGTACATGAATTATCTTTGAACTGTGGTGACAATAATTGGGTTGAAGGTGGTTTTGTCTCAGGTCTGGTATGTTGTGTTTGCACATTCACCTGGGGGTTGGGAAGGGGGGCTTACAGTCCAGATGATCAGATAAATGTATTGTAAATTCACACACTCAGCCAAACACTGACCTGGCTGGATCTTTGAAGTGTTCGGGCAATTGCTGTGTATTGAGCatactgttttttcttctcttcccagAAGCCCATTCAACAGTGACTACAAAATACGGGATGCCATCCAGTCACTCTCAGTTTATGTGGTTTTTCTCTGTTTACTCGTTCCTGTTTCTTTATTTAAGGTGAAGCTTCTTCATTAGGTTTTGGCTGTTTTACACTTTGACCTCTGGGGCATTTGGAATGGGTGGCTACCTGCTGGTGGCATGCCTTTCCTTCTATTCAGTTGATTCCTGTAGGTAGAGCTGAATTCCAGGACCTTTGCAATCTGTTCTGTGGTGGGTGGGATTCCCTCTGGAGTGAGTTCATCCCAAATTGAATATAGGGCTatgggctctgctgctgcctgagaaTGTTGATTAAGGAGGGGAAAGCAAGAGTGAAGGGAAGGAGGCCCCTGATGCCATCGCTCCCATAGCATGAGTCCATTGGAATATGACTGCTGACACAATCTCTTTTGAATCATGCTAAATTGCAAGACTGCCAAAATCCATGCTGAAATGCAATTGGGGAACTAGGAAggaggcgagagagagagagaagagctatCTTCTCATGGGGCTCTTCTCCCTTGTATTAGTGAGTTTGTCCTTGCAATCTCTCCAGTGATTCTTGCTGCCCTCTCGCATGACCCATTCATGGTTTGTCTCTGCTGCCTGGTGCTAGGCTTGCATtctctgatgtggggctcccctTCTGAAGTCCTCTTTGCTCAGCTGTGGCTACCTCCTGCAGCTCTATAATATGGAGGAGCAGACGAGAGACCAGACAACTCTCCTATCCTGTACAAGTGGGCAGCTATAAGGAGATCTGAGGCAAGATGGTTGCATATGCACTCTATGGTACCATGGGCACATTGGCTCCCTTTGTAGTGATCTCCATTAACACCTGGACACTGGGGTCGGGCTTTCTCACTTGCATCCTCTTGGCAGCAGTTGGATACATCAGCACTGCGGTGTTAACAGGTTATCCATGACATCAATGAAGGCTATGTCTTCTTTAGGTCACTGTAATTTGGAGGCGTGGGATATAGGGACTGTTCCGCTCCCTAACACCCTCTCTTTTCCACTGCACTAATGGCTTTTTCCCCGtctcattttttttccagaatgcACCAAACAAACAATGCCAGGTTTCTGGATTTACTGTGGCGACATGTGCTGTCCATCTGCCTTGTCACGGTGGCCTTTCTAGTCTCATATAGTAGGTATGGAACAGCCGTTTGTCTTACTCTTTTGTACTAATCCTTGGCCTTGTGGGTTTTTGGCAGCACTTTATCCTCCTCCATTTGTGGTTCAGTTCTTGATAACTGTGCCAGAAATACCAAGGGCTAAGAGAGTCCTATGTTACCAGGGACTCTTCAGAATGGGAGCTCTTTCAttttctcttgattttttttcctggtctAGTTATGTCCCTCAATAGTCACTTCAAAAATTGCAGTCCAATGGGTGGTTTTAAGCTTATATGATTGCACTGGGGCCCCATGGCTGCAAACCCAGCTATGTGGAGGCTGGATCATTGTGAAGAGAGTTCGCCATAGATGGGAAGGGACTTGCATTGAGCCCTGAATCTCTGTCTTCACACGTGGATCTGCAAAACTGAAGACCAGTGTTCCCTCCCCATTCTCTCTGGCCTCCATGTCCAGGATATGGACAGAGTCATTTTGTCTACCTCATCCCTTTTCTGCACTAATCCATAAAAGCATTGAGCTAGGTCACGGGCCAGTACCTTTTGCAGCGTGTGAAGTATTTAATATTGACTGAAATGACTTCTTGTAGAGTCAGTCTAAATGTAGTCACAATTGTTTGGCTTCAGTCATCTTGTAGTATGAACAGACTTAGTCTGTGTGAGTAGTGTCTATGTGCCAGGATAATCTAATATATCATTACTATTGTGACCACTACCAGTAAAAAACTGTACTCTGTCTACAGCAATGAAGCCTTCATTCTGCTAAATTTAAGGTCAGCAAAAACCATGACAAAACAAGTTCCCATCATGCTATATATTCTGAAAGCCTTTAAACCCAGGCTTCAGAGAGTTACTGAAGGAGCAAGTTGACCTGTGGCTGGCTCTGGAAAAATTCTCTCCTGGGATCAACAGCAACAGGCCCCCAGCCAATCTGAACTTCTACTGTGAGAAACATGTAGACACCTTCTTAGATATTGGGCTTCTCAGATTTAGGAGTATTCCTAAACAGAAATTTATGTACACAGAAGGGTCTAAGTTGTTTCCTGATTATCCattagtggatggggggaagcaaaagATGTAATAGATCTCaatttttaataaggcttttgacacagtcccacatgacattctcctaAGCAAACTATGGAAATACGGTCTAGATGAAACCATTAggtggtgcacaactggttgaaaaaccatactcagaatagttatcaatggcttgCTGTCAAACTGAGAGGGCGTATCTCATGGGCTCCCACAGAGTACAGTCCTGGGTCTTGGTGCTATTCAGTATTtttagtgacttggataatgagcggagagtatgcttataaaatttgcagatgacaccaagttggaaggggctgcaggcagtttggaggacagaattagaactaaaaatgaccttgacaaattggagaattggtctgaattcaataaaatgaaattcaataaagacaagagcaaagtatacacttaggaaggaaaaattcagtgcacaactacaaaattggAATTAACTGTCTAGGCCAGagttgggcaaactacggcccgtgggactgtcctgcccggtctctgagctCCCGGcgggggaggctagctcccggcccctcccccgcagtcacgctggctggctccagcatggtaaggcggagggaagagggggggttggataaggggcagggggtcctgaggggcagtcaggagaccGGGAGGAGGGGGTGGTTTTATGGGATGGagatttggtggggggggggacagttagggaaaggggagagcagggggtgtcggatagggggtggagtcccagggggcggttaggggcggggtTGTGGATAAGGGTCatggcagtcagggagcagggaggggttggaAAAGGATTgaggtcccggggggcggttaggggtggggtGTCCTGGGACTGGGCAGTCAGAGGTCAAGGAGcaggagtggttggatgggtcagagatTCTGagaggggcgggaagtgggaggggatggatagggggtgtgggccaggctgtttagggaggcacagccttccctacctggccctcatACAGTTGCGCAACCCCAAAgtggctcttgggccaaaaagtttgcccacccctggtctaggcagtattactgcagaaaaggatctgaggggttatagtggatcacaaattaaataagaGCTAACAGTGTGGTGCAGTTGCGAAGAAGGCTAATACACCCCCAAATTATATTAACAGGAGTGACGTATGCAAGACCTAGAAGGTAGTTTTTCTACTTtagtcagcactggtgaggcctcagctggagtgctggatCCATTATTAGGCAcagcactttaagaaagatgtggacaaactggaaagagacCAGAAgggagtaacaaaaatgatagaaggtttagaaaacctgatctatgaggaaatgtttaaaaaaggcatatttagtcttgagaaaagactaggAGGGAGCACCAGACAATATGTTCAGGGATCTTTAGATATGTTAATAGCTATTACAAAGGGGACGGTGATCAGTTCTTCTTGTTCGCTGAAGAtcggacaagaagtaatcagcttaatccgtagcaggggagatttagattagatattaggaaaagcctTCTAACTATAGGGATAGTTAAAGCAAgaaataggttaccaagggagattgtggaatccccatcctgtGCGTTTTCTTAGAACAGTTTAGATAAACACCTTGCAGGGATAGTCGATGTATACTCGTTTGCCTCAGCATGGGAGGATGGGATGCATGATCTCTCAAGggcccttccaggcctacatttttatgatttcaATATCTTTTAAATAGGTGCCACTTGGCTGTTTCACATCTGGAAGATAACCTTGCTCTGGCCTTTATAGGGGCCTGTAAAATGCTGTATCCAGCTGTGTGACGCCCTCATTTTGTTTGAAATCCTGTCTCCGGTAATTTTCCTTTCTTGTTTCCTCTGAAGGGTCTATCTGCTCTACCACACCTGGAGCCAGGTCTTATATGGAGGTGTTGCAGGAAGCATCATGGCCATAGCCTGGTTTGCATTCACACAGGAGATCTTAACTCCTTTGTTCCCAAAGATAGCTGCATGGTAAAAACCTTTTATGCTATTTTGTGTCTGTTTTAatcccccaaggcctcaccctcCTGCAGAATCAGATACTTGTCCAGCACTGTATGCCTCAAGTTTACTCTGTGTGCCACgaaaggggccacaacagtgttTACCTCTTGAAATGTGCTTAACCTACTGGTATCTGGAGCAGCATGACACCCTTGCAAGGGAGTAAAGTCCTATTCAACCTGTACAGGGATAGAGAATTTATACCATATGGTGTAAGAAAACCAATCATGGGATACTTCAGTCCGTAAAACCAAATGATTGTTATGATGTTCTATAGGAATGCAATCCCCATGTAAAGGGGTTTAAACTGCACAGTTTCCCAATGGTctagaggttagagcaggggactcgGAATAGGGACTCCTAGATTCTGTTTCTTGCTCTGTTTACTGACTCCCTATGTGACCATGAGCAAATCATTTAACTAACTTGTGCCACCattttatccatctgtaaaatggggataatacttccctacctttttggggaggaggaattgtgaggcttaattgttcataaagtactttgagatccttggaagaAAGGTGCTAGAGGATTGCCCAGTGTTATGAGATAGTACCTCCAGGAACTGCTACTTCCTGACCTCCCCATCCATTTCTCCAAACGCACTGTAATGGAAAGGCTGATTCCAATGGGTCAGATCTCTTCTTACCTAcaccaaacaaaaaaatgcaaataaagtGAAATGGCAATTTAAATTTAACTAGACTAGAAACCTTTCTAATAAGGGAGGGAAAATGGCACTTTTCCTGGTAAACTTATATATTGCTGTTTTCTAAATACACAAAACCTGTCCAGGTTTGCCTTGCA
The DNA window shown above is from Lepidochelys kempii isolate rLepKem1 chromosome 16, rLepKem1.hap2, whole genome shotgun sequence and carries:
- the DOLPP1 gene encoding dolichyldiphosphatase 1, whose translation is MAAVGECSLPAPWRPVSLTHVEYLAGDFSGQLLAYLSLCPIFIIVGFVTLIIFKRELHTISFLGGLAFNEGVNWLIKNIIREPRPCEEAHSTVTTKYGMPSSHSQFMWFFSVYSFLFLYLRMHQTNNARFLDLLWRHVLSICLVTVAFLVSYSRVYLLYHTWSQVLYGGVAGSIMAIAWFAFTQEILTPLFPKIAAWPASEFFLIRDTSLIPNILWFEYTVTRAEARNRQRKLGTKLQ